CTAATGTGGTGgaatctacaaaaaaaaaaaaaaaaaaagttcatgttATCATGTGTTCATTCTCATTCTTTTATGCCAACTTGATTAATATAATGAGTCCTTTTTAATGGTACTATTTGGAGATTatctttctcttttgtttttttctttcctaGTTGCATCCGACGAATCAATCTTTCATATTATATAAGTATTATTGTCCTCCATCCCACAATttacattgttttttttttaattaattccaTGTTGGGAATTAATTAGCTACACATCCTTGATCTCACCCTCCTCCAAATAATTGTATCTGAATTCAAGGCATAAGAGGGGGATTTGTTGTTGAATTGAATTGTCATTTGACTTGCAATGTATATCTTCATATATAATGGATTTGGTTAGAAGGTGTTGTTTTTATATGGCATATGATTAGGTGTCCTTAGTAGCAACACATGTCTTCAGTTTGCTACGATCATAATGCTAGTCATCTCACCATAAATTTATTGCACCAAGATAAAAATTTAAAGCTCTTATTTTGAATGAAATAATTTGGAAAAGGAGGCACAAACGAGGTAAGAGAAGACATGTAAAGATATATAAGGATAATCTAATCAATGcgaatttagaaaaaaattgattctaaaaaataattttttagtaGAATTTCAACGGGTCTAACGAACTcttcttcaaatcaaaattttattccAATTGAAAATTTCGATGCTCTATGTCACATTCTATAAATCGTTGATATCGTTTAATAAAACTCCACGATATAGTCATCCCGATAGTTAGATTTTCATTTAGGAGTCATAATATTTATTGACTGATATAATTTTTTCTATCAAAAGTATCTTTGTGATTTATTTGATTATGCATTATTGATATTCAGAAAGGATAAATTAGTTTTCaagttaaataaattatttttaaatcataTAGATAGATGCTAAGATTTATAATGTAAGGAGTAaatgaagttgtgattgtactcaTGTGAGTTTGAGCCTTCAACTACCacggctgctctctctctctctctctctatatgggGAACCACACCAAAACATCCAATGGTCCATTAGTACTTCCTAGTAGGAGAGATGCTGCTGGCTTCTTTGGCATGGCTTGTGAATTGTAGACATGGCAGTATAGGAGTGTAAATGTATGGTGTTGTTTGGGGATGAGACATGATTGATTGAGAGAAGGTGATGGGAGTGGATGGGAACCCACCATGGCCTCTAGTAGCAGACATCTTTATGCAGCATGTTGTGCTTTTGGGAGACACACATCTACCTCAGCACCTGCAATCAAGCAGCAGCATGGCATGAGCTTATCAGTCTTGGAAGATGAGCCTTTGCTCTTGAGTTAAACCATGGTTTGGAATATTCTCCTGGAGCAGCAGTGCTTGGTAAGATGATAGAAGATACAACATTGTCTTTAACCCTAAAGAAACTGTTCCTCACAAGTGGCTAAACTTGCTGATTTAGATGATGaaagattaaaaagaaaatacaaagaTACATCAAGGACTGTAACAAAGTATCTCTCTCTAAAAAGAGAAGAAACTGAGGCTTTACTGCATGTGATATAGTATTATAAAACTAAATAGGCTAGAAAACAgccccccctccctctctctttctctctctttcaaaaagaaagaagaataaaGGAAGTAAGATTTTGCTGCTCTGATACTGAGGTTTTACTGCATGTGAGTGAGTAGCTGCAGCCAGTGATAAACCATCAAATGTGTGACTTTTGTAGCTCATTTGATGCTTTGACATTGTTTTAACTGCTTGATGACAAGCACTAGGATGAGAGTCATAGAAATCAAGATGCAGCACACAAGCTGCATGGTTTATCTATATGCCAAACAAACAAGTAATTAATTTTAGTTGCAAGCAGCAGTAGTTTTAGCTACCAATGTTTCCTCCAAAGAAAAAGGGAGAGAATGTCTCCACCATGTGATTGCAACAACAGCATCACATTTCTACATCGACCTCCAGAATTAACTCTATATAGTAGCAGCATAAACTGATAACCTAGTTCATCCAACAGACATGCTTCTCATCTCCTTTGGTTGGCCTTGTAGGTGACATCTCAGAGGTACATGTCTCCTCATGTGAAACCTTCTCATTACTATTCTTCAGGTTGGAGAACAACCCCTTGAACTTGGAAGAATGTGACCAGATGCGGACAGGGAAGAAGGCCTTCTCCTTACCATGCATACTTACCAGCAGATAGATCAAATAAAAGTGAAAAAGTGAGGCCCTCCTGTACTAATTGTGTATGATGGAGATTGGAGTCCCAATGAGCTCATTGGGTCCTTCAAAACTTTCTCATCATATCAGTTCAGTACTGGAGGCAGTGGAGGTGAGTAACTCCATAACCTTACACTTCAAACTGTTAATTACTGGACCTCACTACATGAATGGTGATTGAATGCACCTAAAGGTGGGCGAGGAGGGATTCCACTTTATGATCCATCAACATCGCATCAAAGAAAGGAGTGGATTTGTGATCCACTCACTTTGTGCAAATTGTGCTATTGCCTATCAACAAAGATCAAATCGCAGGCTATTGTTTAGCTCAAGTTGATACTGCACCAATCACTCCATCACACTGTTGATTACTCATCATCCTCCTATGATCAACCACATCTGTAGACCATCTTTTCCCATATGTTGATTGGGCCATAGAGTTGATCTCAGAGACTCAGGCAACTAAATGGTTTTTCATTTCAGCATCCATTAATTAGATTGATGTTGTGTTGACATGATTTAGGTGCGGTAGGGTAAGCTTATCTCTTAGACTTAGCCCGGAGGCTAGTCTTAATATTCTAATGAAAATAAGTTGTCAACTCGAGTGCACGATACAATTCTATGCCGTCACGATGAGCTGTCATGGTCAACGATATAAACATGCACGTGGAACAGATGGCACTGCCAACAGTGACAGCTGACTTGGCAATATATGCATCGTTGGAGGTGTGCACCCCAAATCTCATGGATTCACTTTGATGGCTACACTAGAAATGGACAGGTAGGGTTTGTCATCGGCATATCCTCGAGAGTGAGAGGGTGAGTGAGATGCCCACTTCTATTAGAAAAAGAACCTCTTGTCTCTGTCATTGGGCTTTAAAAGATCTCAAACATGCATCATGTGTTGTTTGGAATGGGCCTTTTTGGCTCAAAGGAGTTGTTCTCACTGTATATTGGAAGGATGAGAGAAAGTCATGCCACAAGGAGTGAGTGCATGGTTGAGAccaaaatgtgtattttgataaaTCAAACACAATATGAgatttgatataattttatgttatttgtGAATGACCAAATATAActcttcattttttttcattaatgCTCGGGATGCGGTATTAAAATATTATTCCATTAGAGGGGGTCAATAATCTTGTGTGATCATAAGAAAATCTTgagattaaattttttataaagtaattattatatgtataatattttatgaatataagTACCGAAGATTTATGAAATATATAAAGATAAACCAGACCGCAAAGAATACGATTCAACTATGAGGACCACTCTTCTCTTaagattgataaaaatattactcatataataaaaaaaagatgattaatATGATGAGGGGTGTCAAACCTCTTATGTAATTATCAGATaatattgaaataaaaaatattttattaaggtGACCTACATATGCAATATTTAGAAGGGGGTCAAATTGGCAGTAGAGAGCTAAAGAAAAGTAGAAGAATACTTTTATAGagtctataaataaaaaaataaatatttttaatctaatttaaaatatgactttTTATAAAAAAGTTATGACTTTACAACTTTGGTAGATAAAGTTTACACCTGTCAGCAAAGGTGAGTCATCAAACAAGTACATATTATGGGCCTATCCCTTCATTTATTGGACGTAGCCCAACAAGCATTTATGGTGTAGCGGGTCCGGCCCATGAAAAATCTATATGAGGCCCATATCTCTCTCCGTCACATCCGGTCACCATCCGCCGGACAACGTTAAAGAGCCATTTCGTCAAACATCTCTCACGCATCAAACCCTCTTAAACCCTATCTGTCCCTTCGTCTTCTTTTCATCTTTTCTACTATCTCTTCCCCCAGATAGCTATGCAGCAGCCCCCGACTCCCAACGCTGCGCTCCCCCCAAACCCTTTCCCGTCCCCTCCCCCTCTCAATGCCGGCTCCAGTCCCGGCAgcgtcaccaccaccaccaccaccaagaagAATAAGCGGCGCCAGCCTCCAGGCCCCGAAGAAGTTCTCGCCCACTACGAGTCGCAGGGGCTCAGCCCCCGCGAGGCGTCCCTCCGTGCCATCCGCGAGCTCCAGGCCATCCTCTTCAGGTACGCCGCCAAGAAGGAGCGCTTCGCGGCCGACTCCCCCCGCAAGCTCGATGGCGTCAACACCCGCCTCGCCGTTCTGGAAATGAAGCTCGACTCCAAGCCCGGCTTCCCTGAGTCGCTCGCCATCGGGGTCGCCTCTGGCGCTATCGTCTCAGCTATCCCTCATGTCCTCGGCGGGCTCCGTGGCATATGGGACTCGGTCTGGTCCGCCACCAAGGGCTCTCCTCCCTCACCGTAACTGCTGCTATGCCCTTTCTTTTAATTAATCCTGTTCTGGTTGGAATATTTCTGCAATTTTAATTTTACCTTCACTGTTAAATGTGTCATTATTTCTCCTCATCAACTATTACTTTTCAAATGTTTAAGCACAAATTGGTAGAAATTAAGAAAAGACAGAATCACGAAAGAGAGTTCTCTATCATGTCGAAACATTGTTCTTATAGCCTCCTAAAGTGTATTACGAAGACATTACTTTTAGTATGGGAAGTTTTAATCAGCAGGAGGCAACACTTGGTGGACACCTTAATAACTTTTGACATAATTTATGTGATTCAAAAGTGTTGGGTTAACCAAACCATATGAAAGATCAAGGGATGGATCAGCTATGAACTATTGCATTGTAGGCTATTTGTTGTTTTGTCAGTTCTGCAAGTTGGACAATCTGGGTGTGCAGGAAGAGCTATGGTAGCTTCATCATCCACCAAAGTGTTATATGAGAAAGAGCAGAACTCCATCCATGAGCTTTCTGGTCTATGGCTATTGTTTCAGAAAGTGTTGGTTGGTCCAGCCAACATAACATAATAGTGGCTTTAGCCTCCATCCTGTCGGTGTAGCACTGCTGTGGTGTACCTTGAAATGCAATTCTTGTTATCCGATCTTGGTTGGACAACTAATCTATTAACTTAATGAGCTTGAACAATCAACCTACTTAAGTCCAAATTAATAATAATGCACTCTTCAGACCTTTGTAAGTCGACCTAGGTCTTTGTTCACTTCTGATGTGCGACTAAACTTGGGTGTTATAGTCTCATCCACTTAAGAGCTTGATATTCTCGTCAAGGCTCCACATAACATATCAATCCCTAACATAACATAGTGCAATGGTGGTTCCATGCCATGACGTACCTTCTATGCCCTCTAGCCTTGTTTACAGGTAGTTGTTTCCTACTCGAACGTCTCACCACACCCAATATTACGTCGGctctcatattagtcatgctcgtCGAATAACTGACCTATTAACTTTTTAGACTTGAACTATGGAATTAGAATGTTTAGATCCAAGCTCTTATAAGTCGATCTAAGTCTTTGTCTTCGCCCACTTCTGATATGGGACTTGGGTGTTTGAACTATACACTAAAAGCAAACTGAATCTTTTGCTTGAGGGAGGCCTACTTATGAATAAAATGGTGCAAGATAAGTCAGAGATTGCCAGCATACCAATAGTTTCGAGGCTGACTGATGTAATGCTCTGTAGCTATTTGCAGCTACCCTTTGCTATTATTCAGCATGCTGCCGAAATTTGGGATGACAGATAGACAAAATGCAGCACTATAGAAGTAAAATTGTGTGGAATTTTTTTAGGCAAAATAGTTTAGTATAAGAAGTGCACGAGATTCTTGAGAATGACACAGGGAATGGTGGTGCCAGGTGTGTTCTTGTTTCCTCGGTGAACTCCAAagcattcttttctttttttcattttatggTTAGCATTGCAAGGGTGGTAACTTACAAATTTGTAAACAGAGGAATTCTAAATCAGTCTAAACACAATTTCAGCCAAGACTTGCCTGAGGATGCATCACATCTTATTCGGAGTGCAGAATGACAAGTAAAATATGTCAAGTGCTGCTTATCAATGCTAATTTCAACAGGAATGTTGCATGCCATGTGCAAGAAGCTGAGCAGCTTCTGAATAATTGGATAgactctgaatgcagttttgacaTATAATCCACTTGCAGCAGCACTGTGTTGTATTTGGTTTCAAACAAAAAGCGAAGATTAAATGATCCATCATATGTTCGAGAATGATTTGCTGGATTAGTGGATACTCCTTGTAATATAGAGTACTTTGTACATCATAAATAATGAAGTTTTCATCATCCGGTTAGAGTGCCACAGGAGATCAATTGTTTTATGATTAATAATtgattaatatatatctacatgttGTTAAACAGTTGTTACAGACTGGTTGGTGCCATGTTTGAAAGGATGTTATTTTGTGTCTCTTCATGAGTTTTTATGTGTAGAGATGAGCTGGTGGTTGTGGCCTTTGCTTTGTTTTCGCTTTTTTGGGTGATGGAATTTTCTTCATTTGGAACAACTTAGATGTTTTCCAGAGATATTGCAGAGAAATTGACATGCCAGTATGATGATATCTCTGAAGT
The window above is part of the Musa acuminata AAA Group cultivar baxijiao chromosome BXJ2-6, Cavendish_Baxijiao_AAA, whole genome shotgun sequence genome. Proteins encoded here:
- the LOC135613398 gene encoding uncharacterized protein LOC135613398 isoform X2, with protein sequence MQQPPTPNAALPPNPFPSPPPLNAGSSPGSVTTTTTTKKNKRRQPPGPEEVLAHYESQGLSPREASLRAIRELQAILFRYAAKKERFAADSPRKLDGVNTRLAVLEMKLDSKPGFPESLAIGVASGAIVSAIPHVLGGLRGIWDSVWSATKGSPPSPQDLPEDASHLIRSAE
- the LOC135613398 gene encoding uncharacterized protein LOC135613398 isoform X1; translated protein: MQQPPTPNAALPPNPFPSPPPLNAGSSPGSVTTTTTTKKNKRRQPPGPEEVLAHYESQGLSPREASLRAIRELQAILFRYAAKKERFAADSPRKLDGVNTRLAVLEMKLDSKPGFPESLAIGVASGAIVSAIPHVLGGLRGIWDSVWSATKGSPPSPGILNQSKHNFSQDLPEDASHLIRSAE